CATCGACGGCTTCTGGTCCGCCCCTCAGGCGCCGGACACGGCCCTGTTCACCCGTTTCCGAGCTCATGTGATCGCCCAAAGCCAGGTCAACGGCAACTTCCACGAGCCCCACGCCATTTTGCCCACCGCGCGCGGCGTTGCCGATGTCTTCGAGCGCGCCGCCCGCTGATCCGCGTTTTGATGGTCTGCATTAGTGTGGCGCCCACACCACTCCTCCTGGGCTGTCATATTTCTGTGACATAACTGTCGTCGCAGGGTCGGACATCGGCCCTAGAGGAGGCTGGATTGCGACATGCCTTAGACATGTCCTCGACCATTTTCGGTCCACCAGCTGGGGATAGCTTAATGACCTTCCGCAACCTGGCGTATGGCGCCTCTGCCGTCGCCATCCTCATGTCCGCTTCAACGGGTGCCTTCGCGCAGGAAACTACCGGGGCGATCACCGGGTTTGTATACGACGCCTCGGGAGCGCCCCTCGCCGGTGCTACTGTGACTGTCACCCACACGCCTTCGGGAACGACCTCAACGACCGTCACGGATCAGACGGGACAATTCTCCGCTCGTGGCCTGCGTGTGGGCGGACCTTATACCGTGCGCAGCGTCTCGACGTCGGGCGATGCTTCCAGCCAAGTCTCGTCGATCGGCATCGGCACGCCTGTTGCAGTCGAATTGGTTGTCGCAGGTGCCTCCGGGAGCGCTTCCCAAGTGGCGGACGTTGTTGTGACAGGTATCCGTTCGGGCGGCCTGCGGACTTCGCCCCGCGCCAACCTGAACCTCAGCGACATTGAGACGCTGCCGTCAATTGGTCGCGACATCAAAGACATTGTGCGCACCACGCCGTTCGCGACTGTTGATCCCACCAACCAAGACGCTTTGTCAATTGGCGGGCAAAACACTCGCTACAACGCCATTCTGCTTGACGGCATTCGTCAAAGCGACGACTTCGGCCTCAACGGCAACGGCTATCCTACGCTTAACTCGCCGATTTCCCGGTCGGTGATCGAAGCCGTCACCGTAGATGTTGCGCCCTATGGCGTGCAGTACGGTTCCTTCACTGGAGGCGTGGTCAACTCGGTTACGAAATCGGGTACGAACGATTTCCACGGCGAAATCTTCTACGAAAAAACGGATCAAGATTTGCGTGGCGAAACCTTCAGCTACAAGGATTTTGTTTCGGGTCAGCGTCAAGACCGTAGCCTCACCGGTGAGTTTGAGGACAAAACCTGGGGCGCTACTCTGCGTGGCCCGATTATTCGTGACCGACTGTTCTTCCTGTTGAACTATGAAAAGAACGAGCAGACAACTCCAGTTCTAGCTGGACCGGCTGGTGCGGGCTTGCCGAACGAAGCCGAAGGCATCACTCAGTCCCAGATCGATCAAGTTCGCGAAATTGCCAAGACTGTTTACAATTTCGATCCGCTGGACTGGCGGGCGAGCAATCTGGGCAGCCAAGATGAAAAATACTTCGCCAAGATCGACTGGAACATCAACGATCGCCATCGGGCCGTAGTATCCTACCAGCAAACTGAAGCTAGTGAACTTCGGTTGAATAACACCACTACCAGCGGCACCAATGTATCGGTGGGTTTGCTGTCGTCGGCCTACAAGTTCGACACCAGCTTGAAGGTGTATCGTGCACAACTGTTCTCGGATTGGACTGACCGGTTCTCCACCGAATTGTCCGTCAGCCGTAAGGAGGTGGAGAACATTTCCAACAGCCTAGCCGGAAACGATTTTGCTGCCATGCAAGTGTATCTGGACTCGCCTTATGGAGCGCAGGCGGGCACGCGCCGGTCGATCCGCTTCGGTCCAGAGCGTTCGCGCCATGCGAACAGCCTGACAGTCGAGACCACCCTGTATCGCGCTGTCGCAAAATACGATGCCGGCTTCGGGCACCGATTTACCGGCGGGTTCGAACGAGAAGAACAGGATGTGTTCAATCTGTTCGTCCAAGTCGCGAATGGAGAATATGAGTTCGATTCGATCGACAGCTTCCGCAACCGTCAAGCCGCTTCGATCGGCTACTCCAATGCAGCAAGCAACAATAAGAACGATGGTGCTGCCTCGTTCAAGTATGCGCAAAATACGCTGTATTTCCAAGATGAATGGAGCGCGACGCCTAACCTGACCATTACCGCTGGTCTGCGGTACGATTGGTACACGACCGACGATAAGCCACAGGTGAATCCAGGGTTCGTCCAACGCTTCGGCTTCGCTAACAACGCTACCATCGACGGCATTTCCAGCCTTCAGCCGCGTTTCGGTTTCAACTGGCGTGCTCCGTGGGACGTCACGGTTTATGGCGGTTTCGGGCGCTTCCAGGGTGGTTCGCCAAACGTGTGGCTGTCCAACGCCTATTCAAACCCTGGCAATCTGCTTGGCTCGTTCCAATGCAAGACGGCCGCCAACTACCAGTCGCAGTTCGCGCGTAACTTTGCCGTGTGTAGCGCGGAGGAACGTTCGGCGCTTGCCAACGTCAATGGCCTTCAGGTTGCCGACGTGGCCAAGCAGGCCGTCACCACCAGCGCCGCTTTGGGCACAGGCAATATCAACCTGACCGACCCGACCTTCAAAACGCCGTCGATCTGGAAGACATCGCTTGGCGCGACCAAATCGTTCGACTTCAGCCGCTTCCGGATGGGCGAAGGCTGGCGAGTCACGGCTGAGTATGTTCACTCCGAACTTGAAGACGCGATCGGTTGGGTCGATCTGTCCTTGGCTCGTACGCAAAATGGCGCGGCTCCTGATGGTCGTCCGGTGTTTGGGCCGAACCCTGTACGTCGCGGTCAGCAAGTCTTGATGCTGACCAACATCGATGGCGGCAAGGCTGATCAGTTCGCCTTTGCTGTCGGCAAGGATTGGTATGATGGTTGGCTGAACGGGGCCGGATTCAATCTGTCCTACACCTATCTGGACAGCAAGGATGCGTCTGGCGGTACATCGTCGACGGCCAGCTCCAACTTCGGCAACATCGCCCTGTCGGATCCGAATGACGCGCCGCTGGCGACGTCTAGCTACGAGATCGAACACGCGTTGAAGCTGAATGTCAGCTATTCTCGCGCATTCTTCGGTGACTATCGGACGCGCATTAATCTGTATGCGCAACGCAGGTCTGGCTTGGCCTATAGCTACACGTTCGGCAACGCTGACTTCGGTGAATACATCACCACGTCGCGCCAACTGCTGTATGTGCCGCAAGTGGACTCGTCGGGGAACATTACGGCCACAAGTGACCCGCGTGTCAGCTACGGCGCCAACTTCAATGTCGCGAACTTCAACGATTTCTTGAAGAGAACGGGTCTGATCGACTACGCTGGTGAAATCTCGCCGCGTAACGCCTTCAAGTCTCCTTACGTAACTACGGTGGATATGCACATCGAGCAGGAGCTTCCGGCCTTCTTCCCGGGCGGCGCCAAGTTGATCGGCTATATGGACATCGAAAATCTTGGCAATCTGATCAACGACGAATGGGGTTCGATCCAACAGATCGGTTTCCCTTATACATCCGGCAATGTGGATGCGACGATCGCCAATAATCGCTACACCTACACTAACTTCTCCAATCGCAGCCCATCGGTGCCCAGCGTCAACGCGGTGTGGCAAATCAAACTAGGCGTTCGCTACCAGTTCTGATTATCAGTTGATTACCATCACGAAGGGCGGTCCGTTCGCGGGCCGCCCTTTTTGTTTGTCCGGGGCGTGGCGTTGAAGTCGGCGGGGGTTGGGGCCATATGGCGCGGTCCGGCGGTTTGGCCGGGTTTCGCCCCGTGAGGACGTCTTAATGACCGCCCCCGTTGCAGCCGCCATCCCCGCCGAATGGGCTCCCCACCGCGCCATGTGGGTGGGTTGGCCGACCCATGCGGAATACTGGTTCGATGCGCTGGAGCAGGCGCGTGACGAGGTTGAGGGGCTGGTGCGGGCCCTGGCGGGGCCGGGTCGCGAGCAGGTTCGGCTGATGGTCGGCAAACCCGAACTCGCAGCCGAGGTTCAGGCGCGGTTTACGGGCGTCGAGAATGTCGAGGTCGTCGCGGGCGCGTTCGGTGACATCTGGCTTCGCGACACCGGTCCGATCTTTGGCGCGGGGTCAAAGATGGCGGCTGCGTTCCGGTTCAACGGTTGGGGCGGCAAATACGACATGCCGGGCGACGATCTGGTGGCGGGCCAGATCGGCGAACGGTCGGGTACGCCCCTGACCTGGAACGACTTTGTCATGGAGGGCGGGTCGCTGGATCACGACGGGGAGGGGACGGTCCTGACCACGCGCCAGTGCCTGCTGAACCCCAACCGCAACCCGGCCTGGAACCAGGACGAGGCCGTCGCGGCGGCGGCGCTGGAACAGGCCGTGGGCGCCAGGGCGGTGCTGTGGCTGGGCGACGGCCTGTTGAACGACCACACGGACGGCCACGTCGACAACCTGGCCCGCTTCGTCGCGCCGGGCGTGGTCGCCTGCCCGATCGCCTGGGGACGGACCGACGTCAACGCCGACGTCTATGACGCCACGGCGCGCGATCTGTCGGCCATGACGGACGCGGCAGGGCGCAGGCTGAAGGTCGTTCGCATCCCGTCGCCCGGACTGGTGCTGGACGAGGACGAACGCCCCATTCCGGCCAGCCACATGAACTTCCTGATCGCCAATGGCGCGGTGGTGGTGCCGACCTATGGCGATGAAGAAGCCGCCCGCTTTGCCTGCGCCGCCCTGGCCGACGCCTTCCCGGACCGTGAAATCATTCCGCTGCCCTCCAACGCCATACTGACCGGCGGCGGCTCGTTCCACTGCATCTCCCAGCAGGAGCCCGCATGACCCGCAAGATCACCGTCGCCGGCATCCAGACCTCGTATGGCGAGGACATGCAGGCCAATATAGACAAGACCATCGGCTTCGTGCGCGAGGCGGCCGGGAAGGGCGCGCAGGTGATCCTGCCGTCGGAGCTGTTTCAGGGGCCGTATTTCTGCGTGTCGCAGGAGGAGCACTGGTTCAGCCACGCCTATGAATGGCGCGAACATCCGTGCGTGACGGCGATGTCCGCGGTGGCCAAGGAACTGGGCGTGGCCATTCCGGTGTCCATCTTCGAGAAGGACGGGCCGCAATATTACAACTCGCTGGTCATGCTGGACGCGGACGGAGAGGCGCTGGGCGTCTATAGGAAGAGCCATATTCCCGATGGTCCCGGCTATCAGGAGAAATACTATTTTCG
Above is a genomic segment from Candidatus Brevundimonas colombiensis containing:
- a CDS encoding TonB-dependent receptor; protein product: MTFRNLAYGASAVAILMSASTGAFAQETTGAITGFVYDASGAPLAGATVTVTHTPSGTTSTTVTDQTGQFSARGLRVGGPYTVRSVSTSGDASSQVSSIGIGTPVAVELVVAGASGSASQVADVVVTGIRSGGLRTSPRANLNLSDIETLPSIGRDIKDIVRTTPFATVDPTNQDALSIGGQNTRYNAILLDGIRQSDDFGLNGNGYPTLNSPISRSVIEAVTVDVAPYGVQYGSFTGGVVNSVTKSGTNDFHGEIFYEKTDQDLRGETFSYKDFVSGQRQDRSLTGEFEDKTWGATLRGPIIRDRLFFLLNYEKNEQTTPVLAGPAGAGLPNEAEGITQSQIDQVREIAKTVYNFDPLDWRASNLGSQDEKYFAKIDWNINDRHRAVVSYQQTEASELRLNNTTTSGTNVSVGLLSSAYKFDTSLKVYRAQLFSDWTDRFSTELSVSRKEVENISNSLAGNDFAAMQVYLDSPYGAQAGTRRSIRFGPERSRHANSLTVETTLYRAVAKYDAGFGHRFTGGFEREEQDVFNLFVQVANGEYEFDSIDSFRNRQAASIGYSNAASNNKNDGAASFKYAQNTLYFQDEWSATPNLTITAGLRYDWYTTDDKPQVNPGFVQRFGFANNATIDGISSLQPRFGFNWRAPWDVTVYGGFGRFQGGSPNVWLSNAYSNPGNLLGSFQCKTAANYQSQFARNFAVCSAEERSALANVNGLQVADVAKQAVTTSAALGTGNINLTDPTFKTPSIWKTSLGATKSFDFSRFRMGEGWRVTAEYVHSELEDAIGWVDLSLARTQNGAAPDGRPVFGPNPVRRGQQVLMLTNIDGGKADQFAFAVGKDWYDGWLNGAGFNLSYTYLDSKDASGGTSSTASSNFGNIALSDPNDAPLATSSYEIEHALKLNVSYSRAFFGDYRTRINLYAQRRSGLAYSYTFGNADFGEYITTSRQLLYVPQVDSSGNITATSDPRVSYGANFNVANFNDFLKRTGLIDYAGEISPRNAFKSPYVTTVDMHIEQELPAFFPGGAKLIGYMDIENLGNLINDEWGSIQQIGFPYTSGNVDATIANNRYTYTNFSNRSPSVPSVNAVWQIKLGVRYQF
- a CDS encoding agmatine deiminase family protein, which translates into the protein MTAPVAAAIPAEWAPHRAMWVGWPTHAEYWFDALEQARDEVEGLVRALAGPGREQVRLMVGKPELAAEVQARFTGVENVEVVAGAFGDIWLRDTGPIFGAGSKMAAAFRFNGWGGKYDMPGDDLVAGQIGERSGTPLTWNDFVMEGGSLDHDGEGTVLTTRQCLLNPNRNPAWNQDEAVAAAALEQAVGARAVLWLGDGLLNDHTDGHVDNLARFVAPGVVACPIAWGRTDVNADVYDATARDLSAMTDAAGRRLKVVRIPSPGLVLDEDERPIPASHMNFLIANGAVVVPTYGDEEAARFACAALADAFPDREIIPLPSNAILTGGGSFHCISQQEPA